The genomic window ACTGCTGCGTGACGGGCCACCAGCTCCAGTCCTGGTTCTGGCTGGACTCCTTCGTGGCGGGCACGAACACCTCCTGGTTGTAGTTCTGGCCGCTGAAGAAGGCGCTCGGCTTCTCGCGGAGCGTGCCGACGACGTCCACGGCGGGCGACCAGCCGATGCCGCAGAACTCGATCAGGGCGTTGACGCCCTCGGGGGTGGTGGTCATCCAGACGGCGAACTCGAGCGCCTCCTGCGGGTGCTGGCTGTTGGCGAGGATCGCGGCGGTCGAGCCGCCGAGGAAGCTCGAGGCGTAGCCCGTGCCCTCCCACGTCGGCATGGGCGCGACGCGCCACTTGCCCTCGGCGCCGCTGACGCCCTGGATGAGGGCGTCGCCCCACGAGCCGGTCACGACGGAGGCGATCTTCCCGTCAGCCGCAGCCGAGAACCAGGCCGGGGTGTAGGCGCCGTAGGCGGTGGTGACGATGCCGTCGTCGATGGCCGTGTCGAAGAACGCCGCGACCTTGAGGGTGGCGTCGTCGGTCATGTCGATGACCCAGCCGTCCTCCTCCGCGGTGAACCAGGAGGCGCCGGCCTGCGTGGCGTAGGCGGCGAACAGCGAGGCATCCGCGAGGGGGAACGAGTCCATCAGCACGCCGGCGCCCTTCAGCTCGGTGCCGACGGCGGCCCACTCGTCCCAGGTCGCGGGCACGGCCGCGCCGACCTGGTCGAAGACGGCCGGCTGGTAGAACATGCCCATCGGGCCGCTGTCCTGCGGCACGGCGTAGATGCCGCCCGTGTAGCTGACCTGGTTCCAGAGGGTGGGGTCGTAGAGGTCCTGGTACTGCTCGGCGCCGTAGCGCTTGAGGTCGACGACGCCGTTCGCGAGGAGGAACTCGGGCAGCGAGCGCATCTCGACCTGGGCGATGTCCGGCCCGGCCCCCGCGGCGAGCGCCGAGTAGAGCTTCTGGTATCCGCCCGCGTTGCCGCCGGGGATGAACACGGTCTCGACCTGGACGCGGTCCTGGCTCTTGTTGTACAGGTCGGTGACCTGGTCGAGGCCCTTGAGCCAGGCCCAGTACTCGAGCCGGACCTTGCCTGCGGCCGGCGGGATGGTCGGCAGGGTGTTGACCGAGGTCGTGCCGGGCGTGGCGCAGCCGGCGAGGACGGCGGCGGCGGACGCGCCGAGGCCGAGGCTCAGCAGCTGCCGACGACTGAGAGGACTCATCAGGACTCACTTCGTTGTGGACGGGACGAGATCGACCGTAACACGCGTTTTCGAGTGGTCGCTCGAAATTGACCCCGAGATCGACGCCCAGGAGGCGCGGGTCGTCGTAGGCTCCCGGTCATGACCGAAGGCGCTCCCGTGACGACCCGTGGCCGAGGCGCCCGCGGCGGCCGCGGCGGCCCTCGCGGCCCCTACGCGAAGTCCGCCGAGCGGCGGTCGGCCATCGTCGAGGCCGCGTTCGAGGTGTTCACCGCCCACGGCTACCAGGGCGGGTCGCTGCAGCGCGTGGCCGACAAGGTGGGCATGAGCCAGACGAGCCTGCTGCACTACTTCCCGTCGAAGAGCGACCTGCTGCTCGAGGTGCTGCGGCGTCGCGACCAGATGTCGAGCGGCGAGTTCGTGCGCGGCGAGGGCGTCCAGCTCGCCGGCGACGTCGAGCGGCAGGCCCGGTACAACGAGGGCGTGCCCGGGCTGATCGGCCTCTACACCGTGCTGTCGGGCGAGGCGGTGACCGAGGGGAACCCGGGTCGCGAGTACGTCACCCAGCGGCTCGCCGACCTGCGTCAGGACTACGCGGCGGACTTCCGCGCCCTGGCCGAGGTCGGCCGGCTGCGCGAGGGCGTCGACCCCGACCGGGCGGCCGCCGGGCTGGTCGGCCTGTGGGACGGCGTGCAGCTGCAGTGGCTGCTCGCCCCGGACGAGGTCGACGTGCCGCGGCTGCTGCGCGACTACCTCGACCTCGTGATCCTGCCTGCGACTGCCGACGGGCAGGAGGCGCAGGCCGTCCCCGAGGACTCGCCCGCGCCTCCTTCGGCCGAGCCTGCGACGCCTGCGGCCGAGCCCGCGCCTCCTGCGGCCTGAACGCCTGTCGAGGGCGGGTCAACGCGGTCGAGGGCGGGTCGTGAACCACCCGCCCTCGACGCAGTCGACCCGCCCTCGACCTATCCGAGCCTGCGGGCGGGCGGGGCGGCCGCGCGGGTCACTCGGGGAGTCGAGTCACTCGGGGAGTGCGGCCTGGCCCTCGCGCTCGTCGCCGGCGACTCCGGCTCGGAGGCCCTCCCCGCGGAAGAACGCGGGGCGCAGCCGGGCGTTGACCAGCATCACCACGACGCCGCCCACCAGGATCGTGACGCCGAGCAGGAACACCAGGCCGACCCCGCCGATCTGCGATCCGCTGCCGTAGTCGGGGTCCATGCTGTCGATCAGCGTCGTGACGAAGAGCACGGCGAGGATGAGCCCGCCGACTCCGGGAGCGATGATCTGGAAGAACAGGTTGCGCGCCCCGGTGCGCCACTGGCGCCGGAAGTACCAGACGCAGGCGAAGGCCGTGAGCCCGTAGTAGAAGCAGATCATCATGCCGAGCGTCGTGATCGTGTCCCAGAGCACGTCCTCGCTGATGAAGCGCATCACCGCGTAGAAGACGCTCGCGACGACGGCGGAGGCGAGGGTCGCGTACCCGGGCGTGAAGAAGCGCGGCGAGACGCGGGCGAACTTCGGCGACAGCGCGCCGTAGTGCCCCATGGCGAGCAGGGTGCGGGCGGGCGAGACGAAGGTCGACTGCAGGGAGGCGGCGGAGCTGCTCAGCACCGCCAGCGACATCAGGATGGCGAGCGGCCCGAGCACCGGCCCGGCGAGCGCCGAGAACGCGTTGCCCTGGATGTCGGGGTTGCCGAGCCCGACGCCCTCGTCGCCGAGGCCGGCGAAGGTCATGGAGGCGAGCGAGACGAGCAGGTACACCAGCACGATGATGACGACGGTGAGGGTGGCGGCGCGGCCGGGCGTCGTCCGCGAGCCGCTGGTCTCCTCGGACATCGTCAGCGTGACGTCCCAGCCCCAGAAGATGAAGATCGACAGCGACAGCCCCGCCGCGAAGGCCGAGAAGGTCGGCACGGTCAGCGGGTTGAACCAGTCGAGCGAGATCGCGGTGGCGTCGAACGCCGAGCCGCCGCCGACCCGGACGAAGGCGACGATCGCGAAGCCGACCAGCACGAGCAGCTGGAACCCGACGAGCCAGTACTGCACCTTCTGGGTGGTCTGCATGTCGCGGTACGAGATCACGGTCGCCCCGGCCATGAAGGCCAGACAGGTCACGACGTTGATCAGCGGGTTCGTCGCCAGGTCGGCGATCGACGGATCGGAGAACAGCTGCCCGAGCAGCAGGTAGAAGAAGTCGACCGCGATGCCCGCGAGGTTGCTCAGCACCACGATGGTAGCCACCACCAGCCCCCAGCCGGCCATCCAGCCGACCCACGGGCCGAAGGCGCGGACGCCCCAGGTGAAGGAGGTGCCGCTGTCGGGCATCGCGCTGTTCAGCTCGCGGTAGCCGAACGCGACGAGGAGCATCGGGATGAACCCGACCAGGAAGATGGCGGGCAGGTGCGTGCCGACCTGGGCGATGGTCGGGCCGAGCGCCCCGGTCAGCGTGTAGGCGGGCGCGATGCACGAGATGCCGATGACGACGGCGCCGATCAGGCCGACGCTGCCGGCACTCAGGCCCTTCGACGACAGGGTCTGGTCGGCGGCGACGCCGGACTTCTTGAGGATGCTCACGGGGTGGTCCCTTCGGGGTGGACGCCGCCCGGGGCGACGCCGGTCCAGGTCGTGCGGGCATCGTGGTCACGAGGAACCACCACGAGGGGGACGGGGACGCCGCGCACGATCTTCGCGGCGACGCTCCCGAGGAACAGCCGGCGTGGCTGGGCCAGGCGACTCGACCCGACGAGGGCGAGCTCGTCGTCGCTCCAGGTGAGGGCGTCGATCGCGTCGGCGATCCTCGGGCCGGGGGCGATCTCGACCGTGACGTCGAGGTCGGCGGGCACGCCGTCCAGCGCGATGTCGCGCATCCGCTCGGCGTGCTCGCGGGCCTCGTCGTGCAGCGCCCGCTCGCG from Frigoribacterium sp. PvP032 includes these protein-coding regions:
- a CDS encoding ABC transporter substrate-binding protein, translated to MSPLSRRQLLSLGLGASAAAVLAGCATPGTTSVNTLPTIPPAAGKVRLEYWAWLKGLDQVTDLYNKSQDRVQVETVFIPGGNAGGYQKLYSALAAGAGPDIAQVEMRSLPEFLLANGVVDLKRYGAEQYQDLYDPTLWNQVSYTGGIYAVPQDSGPMGMFYQPAVFDQVGAAVPATWDEWAAVGTELKGAGVLMDSFPLADASLFAAYATQAGASWFTAEEDGWVIDMTDDATLKVAAFFDTAIDDGIVTTAYGAYTPAWFSAAADGKIASVVTGSWGDALIQGVSGAEGKWRVAPMPTWEGTGYASSFLGGSTAAILANSQHPQEALEFAVWMTTTPEGVNALIEFCGIGWSPAVDVVGTLREKPSAFFSGQNYNQEVFVPATKESSQNQDWSWWPVTQQSFNILSDGFRGKASGGTLVDAVAQAEKDIISVMQNKGLSIRKASA
- a CDS encoding TetR/AcrR family transcriptional regulator — encoded protein: MTEGAPVTTRGRGARGGRGGPRGPYAKSAERRSAIVEAAFEVFTAHGYQGGSLQRVADKVGMSQTSLLHYFPSKSDLLLEVLRRRDQMSSGEFVRGEGVQLAGDVERQARYNEGVPGLIGLYTVLSGEAVTEGNPGREYVTQRLADLRQDYAADFRALAEVGRLREGVDPDRAAAGLVGLWDGVQLQWLLAPDEVDVPRLLRDYLDLVILPATADGQEAQAVPEDSPAPPSAEPATPAAEPAPPAA
- a CDS encoding APC family permease; amino-acid sequence: MSILKKSGVAADQTLSSKGLSAGSVGLIGAVVIGISCIAPAYTLTGALGPTIAQVGTHLPAIFLVGFIPMLLVAFGYRELNSAMPDSGTSFTWGVRAFGPWVGWMAGWGLVVATIVVLSNLAGIAVDFFYLLLGQLFSDPSIADLATNPLINVVTCLAFMAGATVISYRDMQTTQKVQYWLVGFQLLVLVGFAIVAFVRVGGGSAFDATAISLDWFNPLTVPTFSAFAAGLSLSIFIFWGWDVTLTMSEETSGSRTTPGRAATLTVVIIVLVYLLVSLASMTFAGLGDEGVGLGNPDIQGNAFSALAGPVLGPLAILMSLAVLSSSAASLQSTFVSPARTLLAMGHYGALSPKFARVSPRFFTPGYATLASAVVASVFYAVMRFISEDVLWDTITTLGMMICFYYGLTAFACVWYFRRQWRTGARNLFFQIIAPGVGGLILAVLFVTTLIDSMDPDYGSGSQIGGVGLVFLLGVTILVGGVVVMLVNARLRPAFFRGEGLRAGVAGDEREGQAALPE